A region of Bryobacteraceae bacterium DNA encodes the following proteins:
- a CDS encoding tyrosine-type recombinase/integrase, giving the protein MSALVPAAASDAHAHLRELVTDGVRSPHSKRAYAAALDEFLAWSHARGPFSKALITAYRAWLEERKLAPSTINVRLAAVRKLAEEAADNGFLAGDVAAAIARVKGARRHGVRAGNWLDRRQTEALLTAPDSTTTKGLRDRAILAVLVGCGLRRGETVSLTVNHIQLRDGRWAIVDLDGKHGRIRSVPMPAWTKSSIDAWTAAAGIAGGAIFRAVAKGGAIAAVPLTPQAVYYIVEEHARALGLDIRPHDLRRTFGKLAHKGGAPLEQIQLSYGHASLTTTERYLGVRQDFADAPCDRLGLRGAIAHKAGL; this is encoded by the coding sequence ATGAGCGCCCTCGTCCCCGCGGCGGCATCGGACGCCCACGCCCATCTCCGCGAACTGGTCACCGATGGCGTCCGCTCGCCCCACTCGAAGCGCGCCTACGCCGCGGCGCTCGACGAGTTCCTCGCCTGGTCCCACGCCCGCGGACCGTTCTCGAAAGCTCTCATCACCGCCTATCGCGCCTGGCTCGAGGAACGGAAGCTCGCCCCTTCGACGATCAACGTCCGTCTCGCCGCCGTCCGCAAACTCGCCGAAGAGGCCGCCGACAACGGGTTTCTCGCCGGCGACGTCGCCGCCGCCATCGCGCGCGTAAAAGGAGCACGCCGCCACGGAGTCCGGGCAGGGAATTGGCTCGACCGGCGCCAGACCGAAGCGCTCCTCACCGCCCCGGACTCCACCACGACGAAGGGACTCCGCGACCGCGCGATACTCGCCGTGCTCGTCGGCTGCGGACTCCGCCGAGGCGAAACGGTGAGCCTCACCGTAAATCACATCCAGCTCCGCGATGGCCGTTGGGCGATCGTCGACCTCGATGGCAAGCACGGCCGCATCCGAAGCGTGCCGATGCCGGCTTGGACGAAGTCGTCCATCGACGCCTGGACCGCCGCCGCCGGGATCGCCGGCGGCGCCATTTTCCGCGCGGTGGCCAAGGGAGGCGCCATCGCCGCCGTTCCCCTGACCCCGCAAGCCGTCTACTACATCGTTGAAGAACACGCCCGCGCCCTCGGCCTCGACATCCGACCCCACGACCTCCGCCGGACGTTCGGCAAGCTCGCCCACAAAGGCGGCGCGCCGCTCGAGCAGATCCAGCTCTCCTACGGCCACGCGTCGTTGACGACCACGGAACGGTACCTCGGAGTCCGCCAGGACTTCGCCGATGCCCCCTGCGACCGGCTCGGGCTGCGCGGCGCTATCGCTCACAAAGCCGGCCTATGA
- a CDS encoding type II toxin-antitoxin system death-on-curing family toxin: MRNHPFVDGNKRTAFVIGVLFLELNGYRFTATEEAAAMAVINLASGALDETSYGAFLRENASPEAIR; this comes from the coding sequence GTGCGCAACCATCCTTTCGTCGATGGGAACAAGCGGACCGCCTTCGTGATCGGCGTGCTGTTTCTCGAACTGAACGGATACCGGTTCACCGCGACCGAGGAAGCAGCGGCGATGGCGGTGATCAATCTGGCGTCCGGGGCGCTCGACGAAACCAGCTACGGCGCATTTCTTCGGGAGAATGCAAGTCCCGAAGCAATCCGCTAG
- the asnB gene encoding asparagine synthase (glutamine-hydrolyzing) produces MCGIAGYIPPEGLYPDPALLARMCDAIAHRGPDAYGSFLDPTVALGHRRLSIIDLEGGAQPLANEDGSIQTIFNGEIYNYRELRADLAARGHRFATDSDTEVLVHLWEEEGEHMPERLNGMFAFAVWDSNRRSLFLARDRFGKKPLYYTGPGPWGRFAFASELKALRPLPGFAPATDPQAVSDFLALGYIPDPRTIYRGVHKLPPGSSLLWQTGARPRLRRYWQLLFDPAPNLTFDSQTARIRAIAADAVACRLMSDVPLGAFLSGGLDSSIVVSLMSAAVPDPIRSFSIGFTSKNYDELEYARHLATRLGTLHQEETVTPEILDTIDTLTAHYDEPFGDSSAIPTLYLARMTRQHVTVALSGDGGDEIFGGYERYLLALGHQRVARFVPEWARRPIFGGAAALYPKLDSLPRALRLKPMLEALSQSLAGAYFTLVSAFRDRALNRILSEEMRWKLGGYSTRTWFEGLFAEHAHLGPLEQMQAVDLQTYLPGGILVKVDRATMAHSLESRAPLLDYRLADAAARLPSRFKVNGLTEGKHILRAAFRDALPPVTAARRKQGFSVPMAEWMRTSLRGLFETAVFSEEMSPYISIHEARRIWNQHQSGYRNHAGRLWYLLMLGCWAAREEGRPIHAELSAGGSSLSRSRR; encoded by the coding sequence ATGTGCGGAATAGCCGGCTACATCCCCCCCGAAGGCCTCTACCCCGACCCCGCCCTCCTCGCCCGCATGTGCGACGCCATCGCCCACCGCGGCCCCGACGCCTACGGCTCTTTCCTCGACCCCACCGTCGCTCTCGGCCACCGCCGCCTCAGCATCATCGATCTCGAAGGCGGCGCTCAGCCCCTCGCCAACGAAGACGGCTCCATCCAGACCATCTTTAACGGCGAAATCTACAACTACCGTGAGCTCCGCGCCGATCTCGCCGCCCGCGGCCACCGCTTCGCTACCGACAGCGATACCGAAGTCCTCGTTCACCTATGGGAAGAGGAGGGCGAGCACATGCCCGAACGCCTCAACGGAATGTTCGCCTTCGCCGTCTGGGACTCCAACCGCCGGAGTCTCTTCCTCGCCCGCGACCGCTTCGGCAAGAAGCCGCTCTATTACACCGGACCCGGTCCCTGGGGCCGCTTCGCCTTCGCCTCCGAACTCAAGGCCCTCCGCCCCCTCCCCGGCTTCGCCCCCGCCACCGATCCGCAAGCCGTCTCCGACTTCCTCGCCCTGGGCTACATCCCGGACCCCCGCACCATCTACCGCGGCGTCCACAAACTCCCCCCCGGCTCGAGCCTCCTCTGGCAGACCGGCGCCCGCCCCCGCCTCCGCCGCTACTGGCAACTCCTGTTCGACCCGGCGCCGAATCTCACGTTTGACAGTCAAACCGCTCGCATCCGCGCGATCGCAGCCGACGCCGTCGCCTGCCGCCTCATGAGCGACGTGCCCCTCGGCGCGTTCCTCAGCGGCGGCCTCGACTCGTCGATTGTCGTCTCGTTGATGAGCGCCGCCGTGCCGGACCCCATCCGGTCCTTCTCCATCGGATTCACCAGCAAGAACTACGATGAGCTCGAATACGCGCGCCACCTCGCCACCCGTCTCGGCACGCTCCACCAGGAGGAAACCGTCACGCCGGAGATCCTCGACACGATCGACACACTCACTGCCCACTACGACGAACCGTTCGGCGATTCCTCGGCTATTCCCACCCTCTACCTTGCCCGCATGACGCGCCAGCACGTCACCGTCGCCCTCTCCGGCGATGGCGGCGACGAGATCTTCGGCGGCTACGAGCGCTACCTGCTCGCTCTCGGTCACCAGCGCGTCGCCCGCTTCGTCCCGGAATGGGCCCGCCGCCCCATCTTCGGCGGAGCCGCCGCCCTCTACCCCAAGCTCGATTCCCTGCCACGGGCCTTACGCCTGAAGCCGATGCTCGAAGCGCTCTCCCAATCCCTCGCCGGCGCCTACTTCACGCTCGTCTCCGCCTTCCGCGACCGCGCCCTCAATCGCATCCTCTCCGAAGAGATGCGCTGGAAGCTCGGCGGCTATTCGACGCGCACCTGGTTCGAAGGTCTCTTCGCCGAACACGCCCACCTCGGTCCCCTAGAACAAATGCAGGCCGTGGACCTGCAGACCTACCTCCCCGGCGGCATCCTCGTCAAAGTCGACCGGGCGACCATGGCTCACTCGCTCGAATCACGCGCCCCCCTGCTCGACTACCGCCTCGCAGATGCCGCCGCCCGTCTCCCATCCCGCTTCAAGGTGAACGGACTCACCGAGGGCAAACACATCCTCCGCGCAGCGTTCCGCGACGCGCTCCCGCCCGTCACCGCCGCCCGCCGCAAACAGGGATTCTCCGTGCCCATGGCCGAATGGATGCGCACCAGCCTCCGCGGCCTCTTCGAAACCGCCGTCTTCTCGGAGGAGATGTCGCCCTACATCTCCATCCACGAGGCGCGGCGCATCTGGAATCAGCACCAATCCGGCTACCGCAACCACGCCGGCCGGTTGTGGTATTTGCTCATGCTCGGGTGCTGGGCCGCCCGCGAAGAAGGCCGGCCGATCCACGCCGAACTCAGCGCCGGCGGTTCCAGCCTTTCGCGATCCCGGCGGTAA
- a CDS encoding IS256 family transposase, translating to MKKQYHIVTRADEGSASLIQQFCQANGQILLPLVERIQSASEAVNSVVHEISHQMLETILRLSAEKIAGPRTPGKPSGDIRWHGSQPGAVALADRKVKVQRPRLRHKTDGEVPVPAYESLRQNKALGQQMLGTILRGVSTREYHEVLPEMADTVGVSRSAVSRQVIEASTEQLKQLQERRWESVEILVIYIDGQRFGEHLILSAVGVDAEGNKHVMGITAGATENAAAVKQLLIHLRDHGLPTDRQYLFVIDGAKALRAAIEEVFGSEQPVQRCRNHKLRNVIDELPREQHAQTLSVVRAAFRCRTADEGEKRLEQLARFLEHDHQSAARSLREGLKEMFTLQRLDVPPSLHKCLATTNIIESPHSGVENRTHKVTRWRNQDMVHRWAASAWLLTETHFRKISGHHDLWTLAGILGRKTEAENSVSKVSKVA from the coding sequence GTGAAAAAACAGTATCACATCGTGACTCGGGCCGACGAAGGGTCGGCCTCCTTGATTCAGCAGTTCTGCCAGGCCAACGGCCAGATCCTGCTGCCCCTGGTCGAGCGGATCCAAAGCGCCAGCGAAGCGGTCAACTCGGTCGTTCATGAAATCAGCCATCAAATGCTGGAGACCATCCTGCGGCTGAGCGCGGAGAAGATCGCCGGCCCACGCACCCCGGGCAAGCCGAGCGGGGACATTCGCTGGCACGGTTCGCAGCCGGGAGCGGTGGCGTTGGCCGACCGGAAAGTGAAAGTGCAGCGGCCGCGCCTGCGCCACAAGACAGACGGCGAAGTGCCGGTGCCGGCTTACGAATCGCTGCGGCAGAACAAAGCCTTGGGCCAGCAAATGCTGGGGACGATCCTGCGCGGGGTCTCCACCCGGGAGTACCACGAGGTGCTGCCGGAAATGGCCGACACGGTCGGGGTCTCGCGGAGCGCGGTGAGCCGTCAGGTGATTGAGGCCAGTACCGAGCAGCTCAAGCAACTCCAGGAACGGCGTTGGGAGTCGGTGGAAATCCTCGTCATCTACATTGATGGCCAGCGCTTCGGCGAGCATCTGATCTTGAGCGCGGTCGGCGTGGATGCCGAGGGCAACAAGCATGTGATGGGGATCACCGCTGGGGCCACCGAAAACGCTGCCGCCGTCAAGCAACTCCTGATCCACTTGCGCGATCACGGCCTGCCGACCGACCGGCAATATCTGTTCGTGATCGACGGGGCCAAGGCATTGCGTGCGGCCATCGAGGAAGTGTTCGGCAGCGAGCAACCGGTGCAGCGGTGCCGTAACCATAAGCTAAGGAACGTGATCGACGAACTGCCCCGCGAACAGCATGCCCAAACGCTGAGTGTGGTGCGCGCGGCGTTCCGCTGCCGCACGGCCGACGAAGGCGAGAAGCGGCTCGAGCAGTTGGCGCGCTTTCTGGAGCACGATCACCAATCGGCGGCGCGGAGCCTGCGGGAAGGACTGAAGGAGATGTTCACGCTGCAACGCCTCGACGTCCCGCCGTCGCTGCACAAATGCCTGGCGACGACCAATATCATCGAAAGCCCTCATAGCGGCGTGGAGAACCGCACGCACAAGGTGACCCGCTGGCGCAATCAGGACATGGTCCACCGCTGGGCGGCGTCGGCCTGGCTGCTCACGGAAACCCATTTCCGCAAGATTTCCGGTCATCACGATCTCTGGACTCTGGCCGGCATTCTCGGCCGGAAGACCGAGGCTGAAAACTCAGTTTCCAAAGTGAGCAAGGTAGCGTAA
- a CDS encoding flagellin → MAFSINTNVPSLQAQDYLRISQEFQAKTINRVTSGLRIVSSGDDAAGLAIANSFRSDRAVLTQGIRNANDGLSTLQTIDGGINNISQLLDRARTLATQSATGTFNGSRDVLNSEFQSVITEINRQAQTIGLDTGGLFAKSLQVFIGGGRANGGTTAIQNGAVSVDLTTSTIDAQSLGLQGVQATGATGTDIGAGSAATSVSSILANTANSGSVDNAGFTDFIFTGPGFGDSNQVKVSVNTAGVTDVDTLVTAINAAIEGAGNGSSAAATAFKNAGIKATALTDSNGARQLSFRSSSTAFQVEAGDRLSAALLGKFEQNAALTGTNTAAAVDTNDTPGDTDTLKVKIDGGSELTIAVTSGNTVSKGQIVKDLNANVSFAAAAEAYLDGNQIVLRSKSNSSTSSVQISTATALSTNLGLAGTASAADASTGASVSTRVQASADTAAGSTTFGAKGAGTITFRFTGASLTSPVDVSLDVSATTTVAEAISSLQSAVTGNSSLSAADITLSTATAGNTLTFTSKTGEKFQVDVTGDVQNRLGFGSFVAGAGGAVDYSTIQGVTYNPTTSAAGSNATLEFSINGAASSGNAVTVDLTAGDATAATLTSSNTSAGVVNVTENNNELNLIVNGTAVNVVLTEGARTKNDIADAINTALGVNGSASVVGNAITIESATKGAGGSIQVLDGTANTVLGFATSTTPTYGTSRSGASVAEALNTAFAADSELQAAGLQASFSGGKLTVASNNGTSFRINSRGSETAASIQGTAADGTLATAGQSAVANAGPYTLVAGASDTLGVNIDGGGATNIVIGPGTYTASELAAYLNNGRLTGAVADVDNGGALRITSNSSGAASTVALTGNALTVLGAETATGGAAAVTANFTITGSTNDTLRIAVDGGSAVDVTLTAQTGDAATIATDIQTQINAALTAAGQTSSVTVSAVSGGIKITSDSTGGNSSIAFSAVANSAYSTLGLDSSTTYKGTEANLGFGTSGSTFGGNVVSSAPVTSARIDAGGSSATSAVAFTPLAYGSDDQVITISANNSAGNSQSLAVTLRNDATARTGRSIDEAINAINTQLQQTNNPTLKQIVAVKENVDGTEKISFLSTLNSFKVSVGTTANPADGFASQGATLDSAKLDGGAVIDIGTQSNAEAAVNALAEAVSKLGNAQAVVGRGQNQINFAINLAQTQLSNITASESRIRDADLASEAANLTKAQILQQAGVAALSQANVAPQAVLSLLRG, encoded by the coding sequence ATGGCATTTTCGATCAATACAAACGTCCCCTCCCTGCAGGCCCAGGACTACCTGCGGATCAGCCAGGAGTTTCAGGCGAAGACGATCAACCGCGTCACGAGCGGTTTGCGCATCGTCAGTTCGGGCGACGACGCGGCGGGTCTGGCGATCGCCAACTCTTTCCGCAGCGACCGCGCGGTGCTCACGCAGGGTATCCGCAACGCCAACGACGGTCTTTCTACGCTGCAGACCATCGATGGCGGCATCAACAACATTTCGCAATTGCTCGACCGCGCGCGGACGCTGGCGACGCAGTCGGCGACGGGCACGTTCAATGGCTCGCGCGACGTGTTGAATTCGGAATTCCAGAGCGTGATCACGGAAATCAACCGCCAGGCGCAGACGATCGGTCTCGACACGGGCGGGTTGTTCGCCAAATCGCTGCAGGTGTTCATCGGCGGCGGCCGCGCCAACGGCGGCACGACGGCGATTCAGAACGGCGCGGTTTCGGTCGACCTCACCACTTCGACGATTGACGCCCAGAGCCTCGGACTGCAGGGCGTGCAGGCCACCGGCGCCACCGGCACCGACATCGGCGCCGGGTCGGCGGCGACTTCGGTGTCGTCGATTCTGGCCAATACGGCGAACTCGGGATCGGTCGACAACGCCGGCTTCACCGATTTCATCTTCACCGGCCCCGGGTTCGGCGATTCGAACCAGGTGAAGGTGAGCGTGAACACGGCCGGCGTCACCGACGTCGACACGCTCGTCACGGCGATCAACGCGGCCATCGAAGGCGCCGGCAACGGCTCTTCGGCGGCGGCGACGGCGTTCAAGAATGCGGGCATCAAGGCGACCGCGCTCACCGACTCCAACGGCGCTCGGCAATTGTCGTTCCGCTCCTCTTCGACCGCGTTCCAGGTGGAAGCCGGCGACCGGCTCTCGGCGGCCCTGCTCGGCAAGTTCGAACAGAACGCCGCGCTGACGGGCACAAACACGGCGGCGGCGGTGGACACCAACGACACGCCGGGCGACACCGACACGCTCAAGGTGAAGATCGACGGCGGCTCCGAACTGACCATCGCCGTGACCTCGGGCAACACCGTGTCCAAGGGCCAGATCGTGAAGGATCTCAACGCCAACGTGAGTTTCGCGGCGGCGGCCGAGGCCTATCTCGACGGCAACCAGATCGTGCTGCGTTCGAAGTCGAACAGCTCCACGTCGTCGGTGCAGATCTCGACGGCCACCGCGCTGTCGACCAACCTCGGCCTGGCCGGGACGGCTTCGGCCGCCGACGCCTCCACCGGCGCGAGCGTCTCGACGCGCGTCCAGGCCTCGGCCGACACCGCCGCCGGATCCACCACGTTCGGCGCCAAGGGCGCCGGCACGATCACGTTCCGGTTCACCGGGGCGTCGCTGACCTCGCCGGTCGACGTGAGTCTTGATGTGAGCGCCACCACCACCGTGGCCGAGGCCATCTCAAGCCTGCAATCGGCCGTGACCGGCAACTCCTCGCTCTCGGCGGCCGACATCACGCTCTCGACGGCGACGGCCGGCAACACGCTCACCTTCACGTCGAAGACGGGCGAGAAATTCCAGGTCGACGTCACCGGCGACGTGCAGAACCGGCTCGGCTTCGGCTCGTTCGTGGCCGGCGCCGGCGGAGCGGTCGATTACTCGACCATTCAGGGCGTCACCTATAACCCGACCACCAGCGCCGCCGGCTCCAACGCCACGCTCGAGTTCTCGATCAACGGCGCTGCCTCGAGCGGCAACGCCGTTACGGTCGACCTCACGGCCGGCGACGCCACCGCGGCCACGCTCACCTCGAGCAACACGTCTGCCGGCGTGGTCAACGTCACCGAGAACAACAACGAGCTGAACCTGATCGTCAACGGAACCGCCGTCAACGTCGTGCTGACCGAAGGCGCGCGGACCAAGAACGACATCGCCGACGCGATCAACACCGCGCTTGGCGTCAACGGCTCGGCGTCGGTGGTCGGCAACGCCATCACGATCGAATCGGCCACCAAAGGCGCCGGCGGGTCCATCCAGGTGCTCGACGGCACGGCCAACACCGTGCTCGGCTTCGCCACCTCGACCACGCCGACCTACGGAACCTCGCGTAGCGGGGCTTCGGTGGCCGAAGCGCTCAACACGGCCTTCGCCGCCGACAGCGAACTGCAGGCGGCCGGGCTCCAGGCGAGCTTCTCCGGCGGCAAGCTGACCGTCGCCTCGAACAACGGGACCAGCTTCCGCATCAACTCGCGCGGCTCCGAAACGGCGGCGTCGATCCAGGGAACGGCGGCCGACGGCACGCTCGCCACGGCCGGTCAATCGGCCGTCGCCAACGCCGGGCCGTACACACTCGTCGCCGGCGCGAGCGACACCCTCGGCGTCAACATCGACGGCGGCGGCGCCACCAACATCGTCATCGGCCCCGGGACCTACACGGCCTCCGAACTGGCCGCCTACCTGAACAACGGGCGTCTCACCGGCGCGGTGGCCGATGTCGATAACGGCGGCGCGCTCCGCATCACCTCCAACTCGAGCGGCGCCGCCTCGACGGTCGCCTTGACCGGGAACGCACTCACCGTCCTCGGCGCCGAAACGGCGACCGGCGGCGCGGCGGCGGTGACGGCCAACTTCACCATCACCGGCAGCACCAATGACACGCTCCGCATCGCCGTCGACGGCGGCTCGGCCGTCGATGTCACTCTCACAGCCCAAACCGGCGACGCGGCCACGATCGCAACCGACATCCAGACGCAGATCAACGCCGCGCTCACCGCGGCCGGCCAGACCTCGAGCGTCACCGTGTCGGCGGTAAGCGGAGGGATCAAGATCACGTCGGACTCCACCGGCGGGAACTCCTCCATCGCCTTCAGCGCCGTCGCCAACAGCGCCTACTCGACCCTCGGACTCGATTCGAGCACCACCTACAAGGGCACGGAAGCCAACCTCGGGTTCGGCACCTCCGGCTCCACCTTCGGCGGCAACGTCGTCAGCTCGGCTCCCGTTACGAGCGCCCGCATCGACGCCGGCGGCTCCTCGGCCACCTCGGCCGTCGCCTTCACGCCACTTGCCTACGGCAGCGACGACCAGGTGATCACTATCTCGGCCAACAATAGCGCCGGAAACTCGCAGTCGCTCGCGGTCACCCTCCGCAACGACGCCACTGCCCGCACCGGCCGCTCGATCGACGAAGCGATCAACGCCATCAACACGCAACTGCAGCAGACCAACAACCCGACGCTCAAGCAGATCGTCGCGGTGAAAGAGAACGTCGACGGGACCGAGAAGATCAGCTTCCTCAGCACGCTGAACTCGTTCAAGGTCTCCGTCGGCACCACCGCCAACCCTGCCGACGGGTTCGCCTCGCAGGGCGCCACCCTCGATTCGGCCAAGCTCGACGGCGGTGCGGTCATCGACATCGGCACGCAATCCAACGCCGAGGCGGCCGTCAACGCGCTCGCCGAAGCGGTGTCGAAGCTCGGCAACGCCCAGGCCGTCGTCGGCCGCGGGCAGAACCAGATCAACTTCGCCATCAATCTGGCGCAGACGCAGTTGTCCAACATCACGGCGAGCGAAAGCCGCATCCGCGACGCCGACCTCGCCTCGGAAGCCGCCAACCTCACCAAGGCGCAGATCCTGCAGCAGGCCGGCGTGGCCGCCCTGTCCCAGGCCAACGTCGCGCCGCAAGCCGTCCTCAGCCTTCTCCGGGGGTAG
- a CDS encoding ParA family protein: MDERKTTVVAMTNQKGGCGKTTTTVSLAAGLASLGQRVVVIDTDPQCNATDSFGLDRDDLLADGYFTIADAFLARRPLSEIVVHFRERFEERLFLAPGHRGLSSLPQRLEAELQEALTQQGASSLDADEIRQEQRLRLKQSIASLRGLVDVVLIDTPPDLGFVMTTSLVAADYYLIPVFPSGYDLKGLETLLATTEKVRARLNPDLRLLGVVLGNVDSSARLDADIREMLRSKFGGEQVFRTVISRSVKHREAPVYGRTIFEHAPGTPSASQFGELSREFLERLGGTTDTEVAAETGETKEAAANV, from the coding sequence TTGGACGAACGCAAGACCACCGTCGTCGCCATGACCAACCAAAAAGGCGGCTGCGGCAAAACGACCACCACCGTATCGCTCGCCGCCGGGCTCGCCTCGCTCGGCCAGCGCGTGGTGGTGATCGACACCGACCCGCAGTGCAACGCCACCGATAGCTTCGGTCTCGACCGCGACGATCTACTCGCCGATGGATATTTCACCATCGCCGACGCCTTCCTCGCGCGCCGTCCGCTCAGCGAAATTGTCGTTCACTTCCGGGAGCGGTTCGAGGAGCGGCTCTTCCTGGCGCCGGGCCATCGCGGGTTGTCGAGTCTGCCGCAGCGGCTGGAGGCCGAACTCCAGGAGGCGCTCACGCAGCAGGGCGCTTCGAGCCTGGACGCGGATGAGATCCGGCAGGAGCAGCGGCTGCGGCTCAAGCAGTCAATTGCCAGCCTGCGGGGACTTGTCGATGTTGTGTTAATCGACACGCCCCCGGACCTCGGGTTCGTGATGACGACATCGCTGGTGGCTGCGGATTATTACCTCATCCCGGTATTCCCCTCCGGTTACGATCTGAAGGGTCTCGAAACTCTGCTGGCGACGACGGAGAAGGTCCGGGCGAGGCTAAACCCGGATCTGCGGTTGCTTGGGGTGGTGCTCGGCAACGTGGACTCGAGCGCGCGGCTCGATGCCGATATCCGGGAAATGCTGCGGTCGAAGTTCGGCGGCGAGCAGGTGTTCCGGACGGTGATCAGCCGGAGCGTGAAGCATCGGGAGGCGCCGGTATACGGACGGACGATTTTCGAACATGCGCCGGGGACGCCGTCGGCATCGCAGTTCGGTGAGCTCAGCCGGGAGTTTCTGGAACGGCTCGGCGGGACGACGGATACGGAAGTGGCGGCAGAGACAGGGGAAACGAAGGAGGCGGCGGCCAATGTCTAA
- the fliD gene encoding flagellar filament capping protein FliD produces MSTFSSDFEQIMTRAVSIAQLPVTQLQNEQTKILAKKQTLSNFEDAISSLQAAVERLGSLGESRALGISSSNTSLVSAQVTDAAVAAAGSYTITDIVSTAKRASEASAVGFATTDSTAVDVDDSLELVLGGQTYALDLSSHGNTLEGLRDAINASGAAVSATILHTGTGSDPYHLSISANETGATTLELRTEAGNAGTNLLTSSNQGSNAVFKLNGLDFSRAENLITDAIEGVSFTINGASQGSEAAVVSLDSNRGALSGALQDYVAAYNAVSDQVRGQIGEDAGLLTGDFIVQETQRALRALTGHFAPGTVRSLTDLGVTISRTGVMSFDAIQFNSLPSSTINASFEFLGGPTTGFGALASRLDQLANPITGAIKLQQNNYDQADTRAATRIEEINARIEGMRASLSAKLQQADVLISTLQGQQDQLTTIIESLNQASKQN; encoded by the coding sequence GTGAGCACCTTTTCCTCCGACTTCGAACAGATCATGACGCGAGCGGTCTCGATCGCGCAACTGCCGGTAACGCAGTTGCAGAACGAGCAGACGAAGATCCTGGCGAAGAAACAGACGCTATCGAACTTCGAGGACGCGATCTCGAGTCTACAGGCGGCGGTGGAGCGACTGGGAAGTTTGGGGGAGAGCCGGGCGCTTGGGATCTCGAGTTCGAACACCAGCCTGGTATCGGCCCAGGTGACCGACGCGGCGGTGGCGGCGGCGGGAAGCTACACGATCACCGATATCGTCTCGACGGCGAAGCGGGCGTCGGAGGCATCGGCGGTTGGGTTCGCGACGACGGATTCGACGGCGGTGGACGTGGACGACTCGCTCGAGCTCGTATTGGGCGGGCAGACTTACGCGCTCGACCTGTCGAGCCATGGAAATACGCTCGAGGGGCTGCGTGACGCCATCAACGCGTCGGGCGCGGCGGTGAGCGCGACGATTCTGCATACGGGAACGGGGAGCGATCCGTACCATCTGTCGATCAGCGCCAACGAGACCGGGGCGACGACGCTCGAGCTTCGGACGGAGGCCGGAAACGCGGGAACGAACCTGTTGACGTCGTCGAATCAGGGATCGAATGCGGTGTTCAAGTTGAACGGGCTCGATTTTTCTCGGGCCGAGAATCTGATCACCGACGCCATCGAAGGCGTGAGCTTCACGATAAACGGAGCGAGCCAGGGGAGCGAGGCGGCGGTGGTCTCGCTCGACTCCAACCGTGGCGCGTTGTCCGGGGCGCTGCAGGACTACGTGGCCGCCTACAACGCCGTGAGCGACCAGGTGCGCGGACAAATCGGCGAAGACGCCGGGCTGCTGACGGGCGACTTTATCGTGCAGGAGACACAGCGGGCGCTGCGCGCCCTGACCGGCCATTTCGCGCCGGGTACGGTGCGATCGCTCACCGATCTCGGCGTGACGATCAGCCGGACGGGCGTGATGTCGTTCGACGCGATTCAGTTCAACTCGCTGCCGTCGTCGACGATCAACGCCTCGTTCGAATTCCTGGGCGGGCCGACCACGGGCTTCGGCGCGCTCGCCTCGCGGCTCGATCAACTCGCGAACCCGATCACCGGGGCGATCAAGCTCCAGCAGAACAATTACGACCAGGCCGACACGCGGGCCGCGACGCGCATCGAGGAGATCAACGCCCGGATCGAGGGCATGCGGGCGTCGTTGTCGGCCAAGCTCCAGCAGGCCGATGTTCTCATCAGCACGCTGCAGGGCCAGCAGGACCAGTTGACGACGATCATCGAGAGCCTGAATCAGGCGAGCAAGCAGAACTGA